One genomic window of Deinococcus carri includes the following:
- a CDS encoding glycosyltransferase has protein sequence MKSCKQEIETEGRIIFINHTSQIGGAEVSLIGIVEGLSACMKCEVVAFNEGPLTKILSLKGIKNHIIIARGVGEIHHNSGTLSQMLLSLSFFNLFFKIRVYLQKGDVIYANTQKALVLGSIIKAFSNNKLIWHIRDILGASYYSRMQSNLIALLGSVFADGVIANSEASRRSYQEQLGYRIGSSIRYIIWGTQAIDTVYDGIDLDSLNKKNQIEDLGISTPFCVGVFGRITPLKNQLEAIKAIKEVDDTTLLIVGSAEGESQYLKEIEEFIEAEGIQERVKLLGFKENVGDYIRCCDIIVHAGKGEEALGRTIIEAMLCRVPVIASAGDGPREIIDYGKTGILYNVDNHGMLKENIKFLLRDERYRAEIANNAYLYAINNFDSTIINRKIIEFIERVLVKG, from the coding sequence ATGAAATCCTGCAAGCAAGAAATAGAGACAGAAGGGCGAATCATATTTATTAACCATACATCCCAGATTGGTGGTGCTGAGGTATCTCTTATTGGTATTGTTGAAGGGCTTAGCGCATGTATGAAGTGTGAGGTAGTGGCATTTAATGAAGGCCCTCTCACAAAGATTCTTTCCTTGAAAGGTATTAAAAATCATATTATTATAGCGAGAGGCGTTGGAGAAATTCATCATAACTCGGGGACGCTGAGTCAGATGCTCCTCTCTCTTTCTTTTTTTAACCTATTTTTTAAGATACGTGTATATCTGCAGAAGGGAGACGTAATATACGCTAATACCCAGAAGGCTCTAGTCCTGGGGAGTATCATTAAAGCCTTTAGCAATAATAAATTAATCTGGCATATAAGAGATATATTAGGTGCATCTTATTATTCAAGAATGCAGAGTAATTTGATTGCACTTCTCGGCTCCGTTTTTGCTGATGGGGTAATAGCAAATTCCGAAGCAAGTCGTCGGTCTTATCAAGAGCAATTAGGCTATCGAATCGGCTCATCTATACGATATATAATATGGGGTACTCAAGCAATCGATACAGTTTATGACGGTATAGATTTGGACAGTCTAAATAAAAAAAATCAAATTGAGGATTTAGGTATCTCAACACCCTTCTGTGTTGGTGTCTTCGGCCGTATAACACCTCTAAAAAACCAGCTTGAAGCTATTAAGGCTATTAAAGAAGTAGATGATACAACTCTGCTTATTGTTGGCTCTGCTGAAGGGGAGTCGCAATACCTGAAAGAGATAGAGGAATTCATCGAGGCAGAAGGTATTCAGGAAAGAGTAAAACTATTAGGATTTAAGGAAAATGTCGGCGACTATATTAGATGTTGTGATATTATTGTTCATGCGGGCAAGGGAGAAGAGGCATTAGGAAGGACTATCATTGAAGCAATGTTATGTAGGGTTCCAGTCATTGCTTCCGCTGGAGATGGTCCTAGAGAGATTATCGATTATGGAAAGACGGGTATACTATACAATGTCGATAATCACGGTATGTTAAAAGAAAATATCAAGTTTTTGTTGCGAGACGAGAGGTACCGGGCAGAGATTGCTAACAATGCCTACTTATACGCTATCAATAACTTTGATTCGACTATAATAAATAGAAAAATAATAGAATTTATAGAAAGAGTTTTGGTGAAAGGATGA
- the wbaP gene encoding undecaprenyl-phosphate galactose phosphotransferase WbaP — translation MGLRLSSETAGAPSAPTGPGVRLAPLRLSALPQSLALVLGDIFSALLAYVLTFLLLRFLSRPPLLLESTLIWLVLWLLWRAYQGLYPGYGRSPQTELRLHVVGTVQVAGAQLAASFAINRFVPSVTGVMLEWVLILVLALLVRYGVRALLIRLGQYGRNISVIGAGRTAALNIAHLRANPAYGLNPVVAYDDNPALQGIMVEGVPVAGPIEQALLHPTTEQALISIPGARAETQQRVINSVYAAFPITWVVPDLFGVPNQALQPHNIGSVASLEIKNNLRSVRARAVKRTLDFILSLVGLLLMAPLLLIIAILIRLDSPGPVFYKAPRLGRDLVLFSCYKFRSMYQNAEERLQHLLEADPQLRVEYDTYHKLKDDPRVTRVGGILRKFSLDELPQVFNVLLGDMSLVGPRPYLPREQEKMGTMVHFIAQVRPGMTGYWQVSGRNSSTFGERLVMDRFYITNWTPWLDIVILLQTVRVVLMGKGAY, via the coding sequence ATGGGTCTGCGCCTGTCCTCAGAGACAGCCGGGGCACCCTCCGCTCCGACGGGACCAGGTGTACGGCTCGCACCTCTGCGCCTCTCGGCCTTACCCCAGTCTCTTGCGCTGGTCCTGGGGGACATTTTCAGTGCGCTGCTCGCATATGTCCTGACCTTCTTGCTGCTGCGCTTTCTGAGTCGCCCCCCACTTCTGCTGGAGTCCACCCTGATCTGGCTGGTGCTGTGGCTGCTGTGGCGGGCCTACCAGGGCCTTTACCCTGGCTATGGCCGCTCACCACAAACGGAACTGCGGCTGCATGTGGTTGGGACGGTACAGGTGGCCGGGGCACAACTGGCAGCGTCCTTTGCTATCAACCGCTTCGTTCCCAGTGTGACGGGTGTGATGCTGGAGTGGGTGTTGATTCTGGTGCTGGCCCTGTTGGTGCGGTACGGCGTGCGTGCTCTATTGATTCGGCTGGGGCAGTACGGACGTAATATCAGTGTGATCGGTGCTGGTCGTACTGCGGCTCTGAATATCGCCCACTTGCGCGCCAATCCCGCTTATGGCTTGAACCCGGTGGTCGCCTACGACGACAATCCGGCTCTTCAGGGAATAATGGTGGAAGGGGTGCCCGTGGCGGGTCCCATCGAGCAGGCCCTGCTACACCCCACCACCGAGCAAGCGCTAATTTCTATTCCGGGTGCACGTGCTGAGACGCAGCAGCGGGTAATTAACAGCGTCTACGCAGCCTTTCCTATCACCTGGGTGGTCCCTGACCTGTTTGGCGTGCCCAATCAGGCCCTGCAGCCCCACAACATCGGCAGTGTGGCGAGCCTCGAAATCAAAAATAACCTCAGGAGCGTGCGAGCGCGGGCTGTCAAGCGAACGCTGGATTTTATACTGAGCTTGGTGGGGCTGTTGTTGATGGCTCCTCTTCTCCTAATTATTGCCATCTTGATTCGGCTGGATAGTCCTGGGCCAGTCTTTTACAAGGCTCCACGGTTAGGAAGAGATCTGGTGCTATTTAGCTGTTACAAGTTTCGCAGTATGTATCAGAACGCTGAGGAGCGCCTTCAACATCTGTTGGAGGCCGATCCCCAATTGCGTGTGGAGTATGACACTTACCACAAGCTGAAAGATGACCCGCGAGTGACCCGGGTCGGTGGCATTCTGCGAAAATTCAGTCTGGACGAGCTGCCCCAGGTCTTTAATGTTCTGCTTGGAGATATGAGTCTTGTTGGCCCACGCCCGTATCTACCACGTGAGCAGGAAAAAATGGGCACAATGGTCCACTTTATCGCTCAAGTTAGACCAGGGATGACTGGCTACTGGCAGGTTTCTGGACGCAATTCCAGTACTTTTGGGGAACGTCTTGTTATGGATCGCTTCTATATTACTAACTGGACGCCGTGGCTAGATATTGTGATATTGCTTCAGACAGTACGGGTTGTACTTATGGGAAAGGGTGCTTACTAG
- a CDS encoding O-antigen polymerase yields MGFIFNPLILISFQSALAILLTNNGAVSEVNYLFYVLCPLLLYLIYYIVMNKVFPAARSNASTNKFSNAQVCASYIIILLIVISDLWIIVRIIPFYGGLYEAIHKFGSTDVVTYLQRQGPLSIRQLIIINFFLPVFIIPLIMSGYKLTKYLFIFFCLIVVLMAGGLYGARTLFLEPLIVSVIIYCLGIRKSSRAIMLMVSGLAVLIAGMSFLQASRFNARGIDEGSRILLNYYSISLNQGAKVVVNDETRQPLYWTLSSTFNLPIISKLIGTKTVYEGIFGKIPINTREDDFNYVKELGGDPAYNTLGIYAYTYLDAGIWGVFILLLTFIYSDFLYRLYMRGSVMGILLFPTIYVLLLDQLRTAGLFSARAPYFLLSALCLYFLGKLTKRGRYGYLGKGADD; encoded by the coding sequence ATGGGATTTATATTTAACCCGCTTATATTAATATCTTTTCAGTCGGCTTTGGCTATCCTTCTAACTAATAACGGAGCGGTAAGTGAAGTTAATTATCTCTTTTATGTCCTATGTCCACTCTTGCTATACCTAATTTACTATATAGTAATGAATAAAGTTTTTCCTGCTGCTAGATCTAATGCTTCTACTAATAAATTTTCAAATGCGCAGGTATGTGCCTCATACATAATTATATTATTAATAGTAATATCAGATTTATGGATAATAGTAAGGATAATTCCTTTCTACGGAGGATTATATGAGGCTATTCACAAATTTGGTTCTACAGATGTAGTAACTTACTTGCAACGGCAGGGTCCTTTGTCTATCAGGCAACTAATAATTATCAACTTCTTTCTACCTGTGTTTATAATTCCACTGATAATGAGCGGTTATAAATTAACGAAATACCTTTTTATATTTTTCTGTTTAATTGTAGTACTCATGGCGGGTGGTCTATATGGAGCTAGAACGCTTTTTCTGGAACCTTTGATAGTGTCAGTGATTATCTATTGTCTAGGAATCAGAAAAAGTAGCAGGGCGATTATGCTGATGGTGTCTGGCCTTGCTGTTTTAATAGCAGGTATGTCATTTTTGCAGGCATCTCGATTCAATGCTAGAGGAATAGATGAGGGCTCGCGAATACTGCTGAACTATTATTCTATATCTCTTAACCAGGGTGCAAAGGTGGTAGTAAACGACGAGACTAGGCAGCCACTATACTGGACACTTAGCTCCACATTTAATTTACCAATCATAAGTAAATTAATTGGTACTAAGACTGTCTATGAGGGTATCTTCGGAAAAATACCGATTAATACACGAGAAGATGATTTTAATTATGTAAAGGAGCTAGGTGGAGACCCAGCCTACAATACTCTGGGTATATATGCTTATACATATCTAGATGCCGGCATATGGGGTGTCTTTATACTTCTACTAACCTTTATATATAGCGATTTCCTTTATAGACTATATATGAGGGGAAGCGTTATGGGGATTTTGCTCTTCCCTACGATATATGTATTGCTATTGGATCAGCTTAGAACGGCTGGCTTATTCTCCGCTAGAGCCCCTTACTTCTTACTATCTGCGTTGTGTCTTTACTTCTTGGGTAAACTGACGAAACGGGGGCGTTATGGCTATCTTGGAAAGGGAGCAGATGACTAA
- a CDS encoding oligosaccharide flippase family protein, which yields MSFSSFFKSPSAVRAFTPLAVYGAFFLRGFSFIILLPFLTRVIQPLTWGALLSAQALGLWLILLLDFGFTLSLSRKIAILRGDVGQVSRDVGNVISAKILLSLFAVLITYLVSHQPAIVNYQSFAWLALLWAITQSFSPLWFYQAVERMVEFSIIDMIGRVVYILSILIFVRGNSDAYLVLLLQALTLIVVNFLTISRMWKSIGGFSLSLWGGFEAIREGYVLSGFTLLTSLYTAAGTFMFGFFAPPALVPVYGNADRLARAGVSLLGPLNQLLLPRSARAFAESHQKGFTLVKRFLLFYSLIGLLGFVAGWLLAPFAVHLLFGKSYIKSVHYLRWLMVLFPLTAFNTVLVYHFLIPLARDKIVTFIYTMISFITLCLIFLLVPRYRGDGMIIAMIFPEFLALIILSLIYFKAYRRYNNA from the coding sequence TTGAGTTTCTCAAGCTTTTTCAAATCCCCATCAGCTGTTAGGGCTTTTACTCCACTCGCTGTTTATGGGGCATTTTTTTTGCGTGGCTTTTCATTTATTATTTTGTTACCATTTCTTACTCGTGTTATTCAGCCTTTAACTTGGGGTGCTCTGCTTTCTGCTCAGGCTTTAGGGCTTTGGTTGATTTTGCTTTTGGACTTTGGCTTCACATTGTCCCTGTCCCGGAAGATTGCTATTTTAAGAGGAGATGTGGGGCAGGTAAGTCGTGATGTAGGTAACGTTATAAGCGCAAAGATTCTTCTCTCACTGTTTGCTGTTCTGATAACTTATTTGGTTAGCCACCAGCCCGCGATAGTTAATTACCAGTCATTTGCATGGTTGGCTTTATTGTGGGCAATTACTCAGAGCTTTAGTCCTCTTTGGTTTTATCAGGCTGTTGAGAGAATGGTGGAGTTCTCAATAATAGATATGATAGGAAGGGTAGTATATATCCTGTCTATACTTATTTTTGTGAGAGGGAATTCCGATGCCTATTTAGTGTTATTGCTGCAGGCCTTGACCCTGATAGTAGTAAACTTCTTAACTATATCTCGTATGTGGAAAAGCATAGGGGGATTTTCGTTGTCTCTTTGGGGTGGTTTTGAAGCCATAAGAGAGGGTTATGTCCTTTCGGGCTTTACACTATTAACTAGCCTGTATACCGCGGCTGGAACCTTTATGTTTGGTTTCTTTGCCCCGCCTGCTTTGGTCCCTGTATATGGAAACGCAGATCGTTTAGCAAGGGCTGGAGTTAGCTTGTTGGGCCCTTTAAACCAGCTTCTTCTTCCTAGATCTGCTAGGGCTTTTGCAGAGAGTCACCAAAAGGGTTTTACTTTAGTCAAACGCTTTTTATTATTTTACTCTCTTATAGGATTGCTAGGATTTGTAGCTGGTTGGTTGCTCGCCCCTTTTGCTGTACATTTGTTGTTTGGGAAGAGCTACATCAAAAGTGTTCATTACCTACGCTGGCTTATGGTGCTGTTCCCTCTTACCGCGTTTAATACAGTACTCGTGTACCATTTTTTAATACCACTCGCTAGAGATAAAATTGTAACTTTTATTTATACTATGATAAGTTTTATAACGCTGTGTTTGATATTTTTGCTAGTGCCTAGGTATAGAGGAGATGGTATGATAATAGCTATGATATTTCCTGAGTTTTTAGCCCTTATCATCCTATCCTTGATATACTTTAAAGCTTATAGGAGATATAATAATGCTTAA
- a CDS encoding glycosyltransferase family 2 protein, with translation MTKPLYQVVLATYNGSAYLEQQIVSILNQLGDGELLVHDDGSSDGTGDILQKWSHLDHRIRILDAPSYGNARANFSYLLSETTSPYVFLSDQDDIWLHNKIEELLRIIRNGESQYGSSVPILVHSDLVLVDGIGETIAPSMWRYQNLNPEWCQSLNLLLAQNVVVGCTTLVNRALIREALPIPSMATMHDHWLALVACISGRIFYTKKPTVLYRQHSGNAVGAKEISIVSRMRKMVELLSGKSYPEKQVREMGQMYATASALAAIYPAGEVGRKLRHFALLERCSTVERIKIIFSERFFMNGVISNITWILMPRKYAYRATIFLAAIFKRRNNA, from the coding sequence ATGACTAAACCACTTTACCAAGTCGTGCTAGCGACTTATAACGGATCCGCTTACTTGGAGCAGCAGATAGTGAGCATACTGAATCAATTAGGTGATGGTGAACTCCTAGTGCATGATGATGGTTCTTCTGATGGAACAGGTGACATTCTTCAGAAATGGTCACATCTTGACCATCGTATCCGTATTCTGGATGCTCCATCTTATGGAAACGCTAGGGCTAACTTCTCCTACCTCTTAAGTGAGACCACCTCGCCTTACGTCTTTCTATCAGATCAAGATGATATATGGTTACACAATAAAATTGAAGAGCTTTTACGAATAATTAGAAATGGTGAAAGTCAGTATGGAAGCAGTGTTCCTATTTTGGTTCACAGCGACTTAGTTCTTGTGGATGGGATTGGGGAAACTATAGCTCCATCTATGTGGAGGTATCAGAACTTGAATCCTGAATGGTGCCAAAGTTTGAACCTCCTGCTTGCGCAAAATGTAGTCGTCGGATGCACGACGCTGGTGAATCGCGCTTTGATAAGGGAGGCATTACCAATACCTTCGATGGCCACAATGCATGATCACTGGCTTGCACTTGTAGCATGTATAAGCGGAAGAATTTTTTATACTAAGAAGCCAACTGTTCTCTATAGACAACATTCAGGTAATGCGGTAGGGGCTAAGGAAATAAGCATAGTATCTAGAATGCGCAAGATGGTGGAGTTGCTTTCTGGTAAGAGCTATCCCGAAAAGCAGGTGCGAGAGATGGGTCAAATGTACGCTACTGCTTCTGCTCTTGCTGCTATATATCCTGCTGGCGAGGTTGGTAGAAAGTTAAGACATTTTGCCTTACTAGAGAGATGTAGTACTGTTGAGCGTATAAAGATTATATTTTCAGAGCGTTTCTTTATGAATGGTGTGATATCGAACATAACCTGGATTTTAATGCCCAGAAAATATGCTTACCGCGCAACTATTTTTCTTGCTGCCATATTTAAAAGGAGAAACAATGCTTGA
- a CDS encoding glycosyltransferase has protein sequence MNKTVLVHDWLSGGNAGAEKVLAEMLLTRPAPVYTLVYKTEDFMGTPLEAAEIHTSPIQHWPRGISNYRTYLPFMPYQVEQFDLTGYDTIISSSHAVAKGVLVGAGQLHISYVHSPIRYAWDLYQQYLREANLTSGVKATLAKIALHYLRIWDSSTANRVDVFLANSEYVARRIWRTYRRPARVLYPPVDVGRFDHTRPREDFYLTMSRFVPYKKIDLIVETFTRLGKPLVVIGTGPDFEKVRALAGPNVQLLGRQSDEVVADYMARCRAFVFAADEDFGIVPVEAQAAGAPVIAYGKGGSLETVIADKTGVFFGQQNVESLSRAVSIFEEKAHLFDANTIRQHAEKFRPERFRAEFESILTAAEAAKQRGEDPERAVMALTLENL, from the coding sequence ATGAACAAAACTGTACTTGTGCATGATTGGCTCTCGGGGGGCAATGCGGGCGCTGAAAAAGTCCTTGCTGAAATGCTGCTCACTCGCCCCGCTCCTGTCTATACACTTGTATACAAGACCGAAGACTTTATGGGGACGCCGCTGGAGGCGGCTGAGATCCACACCAGTCCTATCCAACATTGGCCCAGGGGCATCAGTAATTACCGCACCTATCTACCTTTCATGCCTTATCAAGTGGAGCAGTTCGACCTGACTGGATATGACACCATCATCTCTAGCAGCCACGCAGTCGCCAAAGGTGTTCTGGTGGGAGCAGGGCAGCTCCATATCAGCTATGTGCACTCGCCTATTCGCTACGCCTGGGACCTCTACCAGCAGTACCTGCGGGAAGCCAACCTGACCAGCGGCGTCAAGGCGACCCTGGCAAAGATTGCGCTGCACTATCTCCGCATCTGGGACAGCTCAACAGCTAACCGGGTGGATGTCTTCTTGGCCAACAGCGAGTATGTGGCGAGGCGCATCTGGCGAACCTACCGGCGACCAGCCAGAGTGCTGTATCCACCGGTGGATGTTGGGCGCTTTGACCATACCCGTCCCCGTGAGGACTTCTACCTCACCATGAGCCGCTTTGTGCCCTACAAGAAGATTGATCTTATTGTCGAGACCTTTACCCGATTGGGCAAGCCATTGGTAGTGATCGGAACGGGGCCAGACTTTGAGAAAGTCAGGGCGCTGGCCGGACCAAACGTGCAGTTGCTGGGCCGTCAGAGTGATGAAGTGGTCGCCGATTACATGGCCCGTTGTAGGGCGTTCGTCTTCGCTGCCGATGAGGATTTCGGTATCGTTCCGGTTGAGGCACAGGCGGCAGGTGCCCCAGTAATTGCTTATGGCAAGGGCGGCAGCCTGGAGACCGTGATTGCCGACAAAACGGGGGTATTTTTCGGGCAGCAGAACGTGGAGAGCCTCTCGCGGGCTGTCAGTATCTTTGAGGAAAAAGCCCATCTGTTTGACGCAAACACTATCCGGCAGCATGCCGAGAAGTTTCGTCCGGAACGGTTCCGGGCAGAGTTCGAATCCATTCTTACGGCAGCCGAGGCGGCCAAACAGCGGGGTGAAGACCCAGAAAGAGCGGTTATGGCCTTAACATTGGAGAACCTATGA
- the rfbB gene encoding dTDP-glucose 4,6-dehydratase has product MTRTGPQNLLVTGGCGFIGSNFVRYWLEQHPESRVVVYDKLTYAGRKENLHNLWGSSYLSLVVGDIGDMDLVRRTCQENGIDLIVNFAAETHVDQSILGPLVFTDTNVRGTHVLLEVARELGIRLHHISTDEVYGHIRDGHQSVETDELAPRSPYAASKAAADQLVQAYAITYGLPVTITRGANNVGPYQYPEKAVPLFSTNAILGEPLPVYGDGKQMRDYAHVYDHCTGIETVLLRGEIGQVYNVGTGREMTNLEMVDLVLETLGKDHSLVKHVADRPGHDRRYSMNVEKLRALGWEPKYDPRQAVAEAAKWYEGNRWWWEPIRSGEFREYYNRQYAERLAGAAQQ; this is encoded by the coding sequence ATGACACGAACAGGACCTCAGAACCTCCTCGTTACCGGCGGTTGCGGCTTTATCGGCAGCAACTTCGTACGCTACTGGCTGGAGCAGCATCCGGAAAGCCGGGTGGTGGTCTACGACAAGCTCACGTATGCAGGCCGCAAGGAGAACCTGCATAACCTGTGGGGCAGCTCGTATCTGTCGCTGGTGGTGGGTGACATCGGAGATATGGATCTGGTGCGCCGGACCTGCCAGGAGAACGGCATTGACCTTATCGTCAACTTTGCAGCCGAAACCCACGTAGACCAGAGCATCCTGGGACCGCTGGTATTCACCGATACCAACGTGCGGGGCACTCACGTTCTGCTGGAAGTGGCCCGCGAGCTGGGCATCCGGCTGCATCACATCAGCACGGATGAGGTGTACGGGCACATCCGCGATGGGCATCAGAGTGTGGAGACAGACGAACTCGCACCGCGCAGTCCCTACGCTGCCAGCAAAGCAGCGGCTGACCAGCTCGTGCAGGCCTACGCCATCACCTATGGCCTACCCGTGACCATCACACGCGGCGCGAACAACGTGGGGCCGTACCAGTACCCTGAAAAGGCCGTGCCGCTTTTTTCGACCAACGCGATCCTGGGCGAGCCGCTGCCGGTGTATGGTGACGGCAAGCAGATGCGTGACTACGCCCACGTGTATGACCACTGCACCGGAATCGAGACCGTGCTGCTACGGGGCGAGATCGGGCAGGTTTATAACGTCGGTACTGGGCGCGAGATGACCAACCTGGAGATGGTGGATCTCGTGTTGGAGACGTTGGGTAAGGACCATAGCCTGGTCAAGCACGTGGCTGACCGCCCAGGGCATGACCGGCGGTATTCCATGAACGTCGAGAAGCTCCGGGCACTGGGCTGGGAGCCGAAGTACGACCCCCGGCAGGCGGTAGCAGAGGCCGCAAAGTGGTACGAGGGCAACCGCTGGTGGTGGGAGCCAATTCGCAGCGGCGAGTTCCGCGAGTACTACAACCGGCAGTACGCCGAGCGGCTTGCAGGAGCGGCGCAGCAGTGA
- a CDS encoding glycosyltransferase family 2 protein, translating to MLESNKTATVIVNWNGYADTIGCLYSLCKSGVDINDIIVVDNNSTNNSIKEIREHFPRVNIIESDINGGFSYGCNLGIKYALIHNYSFVWLLNNDTLVLPDTLSKMVSYANDTGAKIVGCTVRDIAFPYNLQLLGGGFVNFFNGTTQLNLKEDAAGMTFISGASMLVRSEIFSDIGLFDEGYTMYWEDVEFCVRAKRHGHSLGAAFDALVLHKEGGSVGRRSLLKARYITLSTRRFFRQTTKLWLLPVMYQQLGRSIMSIKRGEYEYLQVIWL from the coding sequence ATGCTTGAATCTAATAAAACTGCCACGGTAATAGTTAACTGGAATGGGTATGCAGACACTATAGGATGCCTTTACTCTTTATGTAAGAGTGGTGTAGACATTAATGATATTATAGTTGTAGATAACAATTCCACCAATAATTCGATAAAAGAAATAAGGGAGCACTTTCCTAGGGTGAATATAATTGAGAGCGATATAAATGGTGGATTCTCCTATGGATGTAATCTTGGAATTAAGTATGCGCTGATACACAACTACAGTTTTGTTTGGCTTCTTAATAATGACACCTTGGTTCTACCAGATACTCTTAGTAAAATGGTTAGTTATGCTAACGATACTGGCGCTAAAATTGTTGGGTGTACGGTTAGAGACATAGCCTTCCCCTACAACCTTCAACTATTAGGCGGTGGTTTCGTTAATTTTTTCAATGGTACGACACAACTTAATCTTAAAGAAGATGCTGCTGGCATGACATTTATTAGTGGGGCTAGTATGTTGGTAAGGAGTGAGATATTCTCAGATATAGGCCTGTTTGATGAAGGATATACAATGTACTGGGAGGATGTTGAATTTTGCGTAAGAGCAAAAAGACATGGCCACTCCCTAGGAGCAGCCTTTGATGCACTTGTTCTCCATAAGGAAGGGGGAAGTGTTGGCAGAAGAAGCTTATTAAAGGCCAGATACATTACTCTTTCTACTAGAAGATTTTTCAGACAAACAACTAAACTCTGGTTGTTACCGGTAATGTATCAGCAATTAGGTCGTTCTATTATGTCTATTAAGCGAGGCGAGTACGAATATCTGCAGGTAATTTGGTTATGA
- a CDS encoding AAA family ATPase, protein MTSYRSSEQELLDLPRQDTETEIDLGTLWRGIRRQLPWILLTAAILALGVYFWSRLQPPVYEASSSLITTGNGNGNVGSLGGTLVTAPPLPEGALQEALQGPVVLGEVIRRVRTDTRLAPEVRSELADDLQKELRQRKVTTIDLASRLDMGGNGIYTITAQGPTAQAATLLTDITTEALLNWDKGRALSNVERAESGLRAQMTEIDRQLNSGSVSGLERQTLIAARATVERNLAQAAIQAQGTAGSLERVAPAVPPLRPVSPRPLRNAVLTGLLVLLLGGGIAALRTVLDRTVRNEDDLLTFGLPTLGVIPRLRKRDIVFNGIVRAAREAGLYEAVGFLRVNLLTRLGNQPGQRVMISSTSPGEGKSSLTATLADGLSTSGQRVLIIDADLRRGTQQEVWDKYEREHSWCQLMGVGGARTFQDALRNPENVQVMQAEPNVHVLPAGPGIHDSLVLLNRLDLGELLRQWSQSYDVVLVDSPPLLALADGLVLGKHMDAVLIVAEAGQTSLQNVRQVLRRARGAELPVLGFILNKVAVSAQEAKLYGYGYAPRVKEAR, encoded by the coding sequence GTGACCTCATACCGTTCGTCCGAGCAAGAGCTACTTGACCTGCCCCGGCAGGACACCGAAACCGAGATTGATCTGGGTACCCTCTGGCGGGGTATTCGCCGTCAACTGCCCTGGATTCTGCTGACCGCCGCCATCCTGGCGTTGGGGGTCTACTTCTGGTCCCGGCTGCAACCCCCTGTCTACGAGGCGTCATCCAGCCTGATCACGACCGGGAATGGGAATGGGAACGTGGGTTCGCTGGGCGGAACCCTGGTCACGGCACCGCCCCTCCCCGAGGGTGCCCTTCAGGAGGCCCTCCAGGGACCGGTGGTGCTGGGTGAGGTGATTCGCCGGGTCCGCACGGACACCCGGCTTGCGCCGGAGGTTCGGAGCGAACTCGCCGATGACCTCCAGAAGGAACTGCGGCAGCGCAAAGTCACGACAATCGATCTGGCTTCCCGTCTGGATATGGGGGGCAATGGTATCTATACCATCACCGCTCAGGGACCGACGGCGCAGGCAGCCACGCTCCTGACCGACATCACCACCGAGGCCCTGCTGAACTGGGACAAGGGGCGCGCCCTGAGCAATGTGGAGCGGGCTGAGAGTGGCCTGCGTGCCCAGATGACTGAGATCGACCGCCAACTGAACAGCGGTTCGGTCAGTGGATTGGAGCGGCAGACGCTTATCGCGGCGCGGGCCACGGTCGAGCGCAACCTAGCCCAGGCCGCCATCCAGGCGCAGGGAACGGCAGGTTCGCTGGAGCGAGTCGCTCCGGCTGTGCCGCCCCTGAGACCTGTCTCGCCCAGGCCGCTGCGGAATGCGGTTTTGACTGGCCTGCTGGTGTTGCTGCTGGGAGGCGGGATCGCCGCCCTACGGACTGTGCTGGACCGCACTGTGCGTAACGAGGATGATCTGCTGACCTTTGGCCTGCCCACCCTGGGCGTGATTCCCCGCCTGCGCAAACGGGACATTGTTTTTAACGGCATTGTCCGGGCTGCGCGGGAGGCCGGACTGTACGAAGCCGTCGGCTTTCTGCGCGTCAACCTCCTGACCCGGCTGGGCAACCAACCCGGGCAGCGGGTGATGATCTCCTCCACCTCGCCTGGCGAGGGCAAAAGCAGCCTGACTGCCACCCTGGCCGATGGTCTGTCCACCAGTGGGCAGCGGGTGCTGATCATTGACGCTGATCTACGGCGCGGCACTCAGCAGGAAGTCTGGGACAAGTACGAGCGCGAGCATAGCTGGTGCCAGCTTATGGGGGTGGGTGGGGCACGCACCTTCCAGGACGCCCTGCGTAACCCGGAGAATGTGCAGGTGATGCAGGCCGAGCCGAATGTGCACGTGCTGCCCGCCGGTCCCGGAATTCACGACAGTCTGGTCCTGCTGAACCGGCTTGACCTGGGCGAGTTGCTGCGGCAGTGGAGCCAGAGCTACGACGTGGTGCTGGTAGATAGCCCGCCCCTGCTGGCCCTGGCCGATGGCTTGGTGCTGGGCAAACATATGGACGCCGTGCTGATTGTGGCGGAGGCTGGGCAGACCAGCTTGCAGAACGTACGTCAGGTGTTGCGGCGTGCCCGTGGTGCCGAATTGCCGGTCCTGGGTTTTATTCTCAACAAGGTGGCAGTCTCGGCTCAGGAAGCCAAGCTCTACGGATACGGGTATGCTCCCCGGGTCAAGGAAGCCCGCTAG